Proteins encoded together in one Mugil cephalus isolate CIBA_MC_2020 chromosome 16, CIBA_Mcephalus_1.1, whole genome shotgun sequence window:
- the sox9a gene encoding transcription factor SOX-9a, translating into MNLLDPFLKMTEEQDKCLSDAPSPSMSEDSAGSPCPSGSGSDTENTRPSENGLLRADGTLVDFKKDEEDKFPACIRDAVSQVLKGYDWTLVPMPVRVNGSNKNKPHVKRPMNAFMVWAQAARRKLADQYPHLHNAELSKTLGKLWRLLNEGEKRPFVEEAERLRVQHKKDHPDYKYQPRRRKSVKNGQSESEDGSEQTHISPNAIFKALQQADSPASSMGEVHSPGEHSGSQGPPTPPTTPKTDVSSSKMDLKREVGLRSLPDGPSGRQLNIDFRDVDIGELSSDVISHIETFDVNEFDQYLPPNGHPGSASGGPGSAAAVSYTGSYSISSGPPVSPQAGGAAAAWMAKSQSQQGQQQQQHTLTTLGSSGSSEAAQAQHRTQIKTEQLSPSHYSEQQGSPQHVTYSPFNLQHYSPSSSYPAISRPQQYDYSDHQGGGTAASYYSHAGAGQGSGLYPTFSYMSSPSQRPMYTPIADNTGVPSIPQSSPQHWDQAPVYTQLTRP; encoded by the exons ATGAATCTCCTCGACCCCTTTCTGAAGATGACGGAGGAACAAGACAAGTGTCTTTCTGACGCCCCGAGCCCGAGCATGTCCGAGGACTCTGCGGGCTCCCCGTGCCCGTCCGGGTCGGGCTCCGACACCGAGAACACCCGGCCGTCGGAGAACGGGCTGCTCAGAGCGGACGGCACCCTGGTCGACTTCAAGAAAGACGAGGAAGACAAGTTTCCCGCTTGCATCCGCGACGCCGTGTCCCAGGTGCTCAAGGGCTACGACTGGACCCTCGTGCCTATGCCGGTGCGCGTTAACGGATCTAACAAGAACAAGCCTCACGTCAAGAGACCGATGAATGCCTTTATGGTGTGGGCTCAGGCTGCACGGAGGAAGCTGGCGGATCAGTACCCGCACCTTCATAACGCGGAACTCAGCAAAACTCTCGGGAAACTCTGGAG ACTTCTCAACGAGGGAGAGAAGCGGCCGTTTGTGGAGGAGGCTGAGCGGCTCCGGGTGCAGCACAAGAAAGATCACCCGGACTACAAGTACCAGCCGCGGCGGAGAAAGTCGGTGAAGAACGGTCAGAGCGAGTCAGAAGACGGCAGCGAGCAGACGCACATTTCCCCTAATGCCATCTTCAAAGCTCTCCAGCAGGCGGACTCACCGGCTTCCAGCATGGGAGAGGTGCACTCTCCAGGAGAACACTCAG GCTCCCAAGGCCCCCCTACCCCTCCCACCACCCCAAAGACTGATGTCAGTTCAAGCAAGATGGACCTAAAGCGCGAAGTTGGCCTCCGCTCTCTGCCCGATGGCCCCAGCGGGCGCCAGCTCAACATCGACTTCCGTGACGTGGATATCGGCGAGCTGAGCAGTGACGTCATCTCCCACATCGAGACCTTTGACGTCAACGAGTTTGACCAGTACCTCCCGCCCAACGGCCACCCGGGCTCCGCTAGCGGCGGGCCCGGCAGCGCCGCAGCAGTCAGCTACACCGGCAGCTACAGCATCAGCAGCGGCCCCCCGGTCAGCCCGCAGGCGGGAGGTGCCGCCGCCGCCTGGATGGCTAAAAGCCAGAGCCAGcagggacagcagcagcagcagcacaccctGACCACCCTGGGGAGCAGCGGCAGCTCAGAGGCCGCCCAGGCGCAGCACAGGACCCAGATCAAGACGGAGCAGCTGAGCCCGAGCCACTACAGCGAGCAGCAAGGCTCCCCGCAGCACGTCACCTACAGCCCCTTCAACCTGCAGCACTAcagcccctcctcctcctacccgGCCATCTCCAGGCCACAGCAGTACGACTACTCCGACCACCAGGGGGGAGGCACCGCCGCCTCATACTACAGCCATGCGGGGGCGGGGCAGGGCTCAGGGCTGTACCCAACTTTCAGCTACATGAGCAGCCCAAGCCAGAGGCCCATGTACACACCGATAGCCGACAACACGGGGGTACCTTCCATCCCACAGAGCAGCCCGCAGCACTGGGATCAAGCTCCGGTTTACACCCAGCTCACCAGACCCTGA